In Bactrocera oleae isolate idBacOlea1 chromosome 5, idBacOlea1, whole genome shotgun sequence, a genomic segment contains:
- the LOC138857511 gene encoding uncharacterized protein — translation MHRCKAANALLSQMVTENGYDLIIISEQYKKKESGTWLEDSSSTAAIWLPPRSKITITGKGNSNGFVWASCDLFTVISCYLTPSDNIQEFQEKLDNIEDTARSIEGQLIIAGDLNSKAIEWGMPNTDSREKRILETPARLGLIVLNTGNATNLEDRVAWKPHQTSPYQQNAWLA, via the coding sequence ATGCATAGATGCAAGGCTGCTAACGCTTTGCTCTCGCAAATGGTGACGGAGAACGGTTACGACTTAATCATCATAAGCGAGCAATATAAAAAGAAGGAGAGTGGGACCTGGTTAGAAGATAGCAGCTCAACCGCAGCTATATGGCTACCCCCAAGAAGTAAAATCACCATCACAGGTAAAGGGAACAGCAACGGTTTTGTCTGGGCCAGTTGCGACCTTTTCACAGTAATTAGCTGCTACCTGACGCCAAGCGAcaacatacaagaatttcaagaAAAGCTCGACAATATAGAGGATACTGCGAGGTCTATAGAAGGTCAATTAATTATCGCCGGAGACCTGAATTCGAAAGCCATAGAGTGGGGTATGCCAAACACGGACTCGAGAGAAAAGCGCATTCTAGAAACGCCTGCGCGGCTTGGTCTAATAGTGCTTAATACGGGAAATGCAACCAATTTGGAAGACCGGGTTGCGTGGAAACCACACCAGACATCACCCTATCAACAGAACGCATGGCTGGCTTAA